In Gorilla gorilla gorilla isolate KB3781 chromosome 12, NHGRI_mGorGor1-v2.1_pri, whole genome shotgun sequence, the following are encoded in one genomic region:
- the GAREM2 gene encoding GRB2-associated and regulator of MAPK protein 2 isoform X2, translated as MEPRMGAREGEYAEGVSERDILLIHSCRQWTTVTAHTLEEGHYVIGPKIDIPLQYPGKFKLLEQARDVREPVRYFSSVEEVASVFPDRIFVMEAITFSVKVVSGEFSEDSEVYNFTLHAGDELTLMGQAEILCAKTTKERSRFTTLLRKLGRAGALAGVGGGGPASAGAAGGTGGGGARPVKGKMPCLICMNHRTNESLSLPFQCQGRFSTRSPLELQMQEGEHTVRAIIERVRLPVNVLVPSRPPRNPYDLHPVREGHCYKLVSIISKTVVLGLALRREGPAPLHFLLLTDTPRFALPQGLLAGDPRVERLVRDSASYCRERFDPDEYSTAVREAPAELAEDCASPRRARLCLPAPRAPGLARAPGPLAPAPAGEGDQEYVSPDWAAAPEPAAPPAEIPYEELWAHQGPEGLVRPPPGPDLISFGAAGPPRREPEAPPPPVPPKSEAVKEECRLLNAPPVPPRGGNGSGRLSSSPPVPPRFPKLQPVHSPSSSLSYYSSGLQDGAGSRSGSGSPSPDIYSLYCYPCTWGDCKVGESSSRPAPGPLPSTTQPSQASRALTEPLSGRAASLLGADTPVKTYHSCPPLFKPSHPQKRFAPFGALNPFSGPAYPSGPSAASSSGPTTTSGPVATSGPAYSPGPASPGRAYSAAPPSSCAPSSSSSEWQEPALEPFDPFELGQGSSPEPELLRSQEPRAVGTPGPGPRLSPLGPSKAFEPEGLVLHQVPTPLSPAALQGPEAGGARLFLTQGRLEGPPASPWDGAAGFGVRDASSWQPPADLSALSLEEVSRSLRFIGLSEDVVSFFARERIDGSIFVQLSEDILADDFHLTKLQVKKIMQFIKGWRPKI; from the exons CAAGCTCCTGGAACAGGCCCGGGATGTGCGGGAGCCAGTGAGGTACTTCAGCAGCGTGGAGGAGGTGGCCAGTGTCTTCCCTGACCGCATCTTCGTGATGGAAGCCATCACCTTCAGCGTCAAG GTGGTGTCGGGCGAGTTCAGCGAGGACAGCGAGGTGTACAACTTCACGCTGCATGCGGGCGACGAGCTCACTCTTATGGGCCAGGCGGAGATCCTGTGCGCCAAGACCACCAAGGAGCGCTCGCGCTTCACCACCCTCCTGCGAAAGCTGGGCCGGGCCGGGGCGCTGGCCGGGGTGGGCGGCGGCGGCCCAGCGAGCGCGGGGGCCGCGGGAGGCACTGGCGGCGGGGGCGCCAGGCCGGTCAAAGGCAAGATGCCCTGCCTCATctgcatgaaccaccgcaccaaCGAAAGCCTGAGCCTGCCCTTTCAGTGCCAGGGCCGCTTCAGCACTCGCAGCCCGCTGGAGCTGCAGATGCAAGAGGGCGAGCACACGGTGCGCGCCATCATCGAGCGCGTGCGGCTGCCGGTGAACGTGCTGGTGCCCAGCCGGCCGCCGCGCAACCCCTACGACCTGCACCCGGTGCGGGAGGGTCATTGCTACAAGCTGGTTAGCATCATCTCCAAGACGGTGGTGCTGGGGCTGGCGCTGCGCCGCGAGGGCCCGGCGCCGCTGCACTTCCTGCTGCTCACGGACACGCCGCGCTTCGCGCTGCCGCAGGGCCTGCTGGCCGGGGACCCGCGCGTGGAGCGCCTGGTGCGCGACAGCGCCTCCTATTGCCGCGAGCGCTTCGACCCCGACGAGTACTCCACGGCcgtgcgcgaggcgccagcggagCTCGCCGAAGACTGCGCCAGCCCGCGCCGCGCGCGCCTCTGCCTGCCCGCGCCGCGCGCCCCCGGGCTCGCCCGCGCCCCCGGCCCGCTAGCGCCGGCTCCCGCCGGCGAGGGCGACCAGGAGTACGTGAGCCCCGACTGGGCAGCCGCGCCCGAGCCCGCCGCGCCGCCCGCCGAGATCCCCTACGAGGAGTTGTGGGCGCACCAGGGGCCCGAGGGCCTCGTCCGGCCGCCCCCAGGGCCCGACCTCATCTCCTTCGGGGCCGCGGGACCGCCGCGTCGGGAGCCGGAAGCGCCGCCGCCTCCAGTCCCTCCCAAATCCGAGGCG GTGAAGGAGGAGTGCCGCCTGCTCAATGCCCCTCCAGTGCCTCCCCGGGGTGGCAATGGCAGCGGCCGGCTCTCCAGCAGCCCCCCGGTTCCCCCTCGCTTCCCCAAGCTGCAGCCGGTACATTCCCCCAGCTCCAGCCTCTCCTACTACTCCTCTGGCCTCCAGGATGG AGCGGGTTCCCGCAGTGGCAGTGGCTCCCCATCGCCGGACATCTACTCCCTCTATTGCTACCCGTGCACCTGGGGAGACTGCAAGGTGGGCGAGTCCTCTAGCCGCCCAGCCCCCGGTCCCCTACCCTCAACCACACAGCCCAGCCAGGCCTCCCGGGCCCTCACAGAGCCTCTGAGCGGTCGAGCCGCCTCCCTTCTGGGGGCTGACACCCCTGTTAAGACCTACCACAGCTGCCCTCCTCTATTCAAGCCCTCACACCCCCAGAAGCGCTTTGCTCCGTTTGGAGCTCTCAACCCTTTTTCTGGGCCTGCCTACCCCTCAGGCCCTTCAGCGGCCTCGTCTTCTGGGCCCACAACCACCTCGGGTCCTGTGGCTACCTCTGGCCCTGCGTATTCCCCAGGCCCAGCCTCGCCAGGCCGGGCCTATTCAGCTGCTCCCCCCTCCTCCTgcgccccctcctcctcctcttctgaaTGGCAGGAACCAGCCCTGGAGCCCTTCGATCCCTTTGAGCTGGGGCAGGGCAGTTCTCCAGAGCCTGAGCTGCTGCGTTCTCAGGAGCCCAGAGCAGTGGGGACACCTGGGCCTGGACCCCGCCTTTCACCACTTGGCCCCTCCAAGGCCTTTGAGCCTGAAGGTTTGGTGCTGCACCAGGTCCCCACCCCACTGTCACCAGCTGCTCTGCAGGGACCTGAGGCGGGAGGAGCACGACTTTTTCTAACCCAAGGGCGCCTGGAAGGGCCTCCTGCCAGTCCCTGGGATGGAGCCGCAGGCTTTGGAGTCCGAGATGCCTCCTCCTGGCAGCCCCCTGCTGACCTGTCTGCGCTCTCCCTGGAGGAGGTCTCTCGCAGTCTGCGTTTCATCGGGCTCTCAGAGGATGTGGTGAGCTTCTTTGCCCGAGAACGCATCGATGGTAGCATCTTTGTGCAGCTCAGTGAGGACATCCTGGCAGATGACTTCCACCTCACCAAGCTGCAGGTCAAGAAGATCATGCAGTTCATCAAAGGCTGGAGGCCCAAGATCTGA
- the GAREM2 gene encoding GRB2-associated and regulator of MAPK protein 2 isoform X1, with protein sequence MEKLAAGLAGLRWSMGAFPLDLIVSRCRLPTLACLGPGEYAEGVSERDILLIHSCRQWTTVTAHTLEEGHYVIGPKIDIPLQYPGKFKLLEQARDVREPVRYFSSVEEVASVFPDRIFVMEAITFSVKVVSGEFSEDSEVYNFTLHAGDELTLMGQAEILCAKTTKERSRFTTLLRKLGRAGALAGVGGGGPASAGAAGGTGGGGARPVKGKMPCLICMNHRTNESLSLPFQCQGRFSTRSPLELQMQEGEHTVRAIIERVRLPVNVLVPSRPPRNPYDLHPVREGHCYKLVSIISKTVVLGLALRREGPAPLHFLLLTDTPRFALPQGLLAGDPRVERLVRDSASYCRERFDPDEYSTAVREAPAELAEDCASPRRARLCLPAPRAPGLARAPGPLAPAPAGEGDQEYVSPDWAAAPEPAAPPAEIPYEELWAHQGPEGLVRPPPGPDLISFGAAGPPRREPEAPPPPVPPKSEAVKEECRLLNAPPVPPRGGNGSGRLSSSPPVPPRFPKLQPVHSPSSSLSYYSSGLQDGAGSRSGSGSPSPDIYSLYCYPCTWGDCKVGESSSRPAPGPLPSTTQPSQASRALTEPLSGRAASLLGADTPVKTYHSCPPLFKPSHPQKRFAPFGALNPFSGPAYPSGPSAASSSGPTTTSGPVATSGPAYSPGPASPGRAYSAAPPSSCAPSSSSSEWQEPALEPFDPFELGQGSSPEPELLRSQEPRAVGTPGPGPRLSPLGPSKAFEPEGLVLHQVPTPLSPAALQGPEAGGARLFLTQGRLEGPPASPWDGAAGFGVRDASSWQPPADLSALSLEEVSRSLRFIGLSEDVVSFFARERIDGSIFVQLSEDILADDFHLTKLQVKKIMQFIKGWRPKI encoded by the exons CAAGCTCCTGGAACAGGCCCGGGATGTGCGGGAGCCAGTGAGGTACTTCAGCAGCGTGGAGGAGGTGGCCAGTGTCTTCCCTGACCGCATCTTCGTGATGGAAGCCATCACCTTCAGCGTCAAG GTGGTGTCGGGCGAGTTCAGCGAGGACAGCGAGGTGTACAACTTCACGCTGCATGCGGGCGACGAGCTCACTCTTATGGGCCAGGCGGAGATCCTGTGCGCCAAGACCACCAAGGAGCGCTCGCGCTTCACCACCCTCCTGCGAAAGCTGGGCCGGGCCGGGGCGCTGGCCGGGGTGGGCGGCGGCGGCCCAGCGAGCGCGGGGGCCGCGGGAGGCACTGGCGGCGGGGGCGCCAGGCCGGTCAAAGGCAAGATGCCCTGCCTCATctgcatgaaccaccgcaccaaCGAAAGCCTGAGCCTGCCCTTTCAGTGCCAGGGCCGCTTCAGCACTCGCAGCCCGCTGGAGCTGCAGATGCAAGAGGGCGAGCACACGGTGCGCGCCATCATCGAGCGCGTGCGGCTGCCGGTGAACGTGCTGGTGCCCAGCCGGCCGCCGCGCAACCCCTACGACCTGCACCCGGTGCGGGAGGGTCATTGCTACAAGCTGGTTAGCATCATCTCCAAGACGGTGGTGCTGGGGCTGGCGCTGCGCCGCGAGGGCCCGGCGCCGCTGCACTTCCTGCTGCTCACGGACACGCCGCGCTTCGCGCTGCCGCAGGGCCTGCTGGCCGGGGACCCGCGCGTGGAGCGCCTGGTGCGCGACAGCGCCTCCTATTGCCGCGAGCGCTTCGACCCCGACGAGTACTCCACGGCcgtgcgcgaggcgccagcggagCTCGCCGAAGACTGCGCCAGCCCGCGCCGCGCGCGCCTCTGCCTGCCCGCGCCGCGCGCCCCCGGGCTCGCCCGCGCCCCCGGCCCGCTAGCGCCGGCTCCCGCCGGCGAGGGCGACCAGGAGTACGTGAGCCCCGACTGGGCAGCCGCGCCCGAGCCCGCCGCGCCGCCCGCCGAGATCCCCTACGAGGAGTTGTGGGCGCACCAGGGGCCCGAGGGCCTCGTCCGGCCGCCCCCAGGGCCCGACCTCATCTCCTTCGGGGCCGCGGGACCGCCGCGTCGGGAGCCGGAAGCGCCGCCGCCTCCAGTCCCTCCCAAATCCGAGGCG GTGAAGGAGGAGTGCCGCCTGCTCAATGCCCCTCCAGTGCCTCCCCGGGGTGGCAATGGCAGCGGCCGGCTCTCCAGCAGCCCCCCGGTTCCCCCTCGCTTCCCCAAGCTGCAGCCGGTACATTCCCCCAGCTCCAGCCTCTCCTACTACTCCTCTGGCCTCCAGGATGG AGCGGGTTCCCGCAGTGGCAGTGGCTCCCCATCGCCGGACATCTACTCCCTCTATTGCTACCCGTGCACCTGGGGAGACTGCAAGGTGGGCGAGTCCTCTAGCCGCCCAGCCCCCGGTCCCCTACCCTCAACCACACAGCCCAGCCAGGCCTCCCGGGCCCTCACAGAGCCTCTGAGCGGTCGAGCCGCCTCCCTTCTGGGGGCTGACACCCCTGTTAAGACCTACCACAGCTGCCCTCCTCTATTCAAGCCCTCACACCCCCAGAAGCGCTTTGCTCCGTTTGGAGCTCTCAACCCTTTTTCTGGGCCTGCCTACCCCTCAGGCCCTTCAGCGGCCTCGTCTTCTGGGCCCACAACCACCTCGGGTCCTGTGGCTACCTCTGGCCCTGCGTATTCCCCAGGCCCAGCCTCGCCAGGCCGGGCCTATTCAGCTGCTCCCCCCTCCTCCTgcgccccctcctcctcctcttctgaaTGGCAGGAACCAGCCCTGGAGCCCTTCGATCCCTTTGAGCTGGGGCAGGGCAGTTCTCCAGAGCCTGAGCTGCTGCGTTCTCAGGAGCCCAGAGCAGTGGGGACACCTGGGCCTGGACCCCGCCTTTCACCACTTGGCCCCTCCAAGGCCTTTGAGCCTGAAGGTTTGGTGCTGCACCAGGTCCCCACCCCACTGTCACCAGCTGCTCTGCAGGGACCTGAGGCGGGAGGAGCACGACTTTTTCTAACCCAAGGGCGCCTGGAAGGGCCTCCTGCCAGTCCCTGGGATGGAGCCGCAGGCTTTGGAGTCCGAGATGCCTCCTCCTGGCAGCCCCCTGCTGACCTGTCTGCGCTCTCCCTGGAGGAGGTCTCTCGCAGTCTGCGTTTCATCGGGCTCTCAGAGGATGTGGTGAGCTTCTTTGCCCGAGAACGCATCGATGGTAGCATCTTTGTGCAGCTCAGTGAGGACATCCTGGCAGATGACTTCCACCTCACCAAGCTGCAGGTCAAGAAGATCATGCAGTTCATCAAAGGCTGGAGGCCCAAGATCTGA